Proteins encoded in a region of the Clostridium beijerinckii genome:
- a CDS encoding M13 family metallopeptidase — translation MRKITLKKITSIILVLFLSISTSLNNTPYSSEFNIISVLNSNSIESYSDARIEDDFYNAVNKEWLSKVKLEDGYISYGTFEEVCGRVNGDILNIISDIQKNKDSYDKNSDELKVLNLYNNYLDMKKRDELGTKPLEKYMNQINEIKDTNDLKSILKDDEFSYFQPLINLGVGPDYKNSNINALYVSRSNLGLGNSFYYKDTSDKSQKIKQIYIDYIAKLHMLYGENEDVAKKNAETFFNIENELAKKIPSYEEEAKDENRIQNSYNLYTVKELNKLIPNADIPGLLNKLNINNPKKIIVENPEELKLVNSLISEDNLKDIKTYFKTNVLINTDNYLTSKHREACNELRKVLYGVECSELDEGSGVKFVSGQLNEIISKLYVNKHFDEESKNDVEKMSKEIIENFEDRLQSNTWMSKSTKEKALRKLENVNVKVGYPEKWNDYSDVVINSYCEGGSLVDNLISIYTSQSKKQFSKLNREVDKNEWNMGPCTVNAYYNALNNEIVFPAGILQAPFYDKNAKKEKNLGGIGVVIGHELTHAFDNTGAQFDETGKLKNWWNQNDYKEFTNRSKKVVDYYSNIKTGNEKNVNGILTVGENISDLGGMACVLDIAKKMEDPNLKDLFENYATVWREISTNELKEYLLNNDPHAPKKVRVNAVLSQFEDFYKTYNIKEGDKMYVKPEDRVGIW, via the coding sequence ATGAGAAAAATTACACTTAAGAAAATTACATCAATAATATTAGTATTATTTTTAAGTATATCAACTTCATTAAATAATACTCCGTATAGTTCGGAATTTAATATAATAAGTGTTCTAAACAGTAATAGTATAGAATCATATAGTGATGCTAGAATAGAGGATGATTTTTATAATGCAGTAAATAAGGAATGGTTATCAAAGGTAAAGCTTGAGGATGGATACATTTCCTATGGAACATTTGAGGAAGTATGTGGGAGAGTTAATGGAGATATTCTTAATATAATATCAGATATACAAAAAAATAAAGACAGTTATGATAAGAATAGCGATGAGTTAAAAGTTTTAAACTTATATAACAACTATCTAGATATGAAAAAAAGAGATGAATTAGGGACAAAACCCTTAGAGAAATATATGAATCAAATAAATGAAATTAAGGATACGAATGATCTTAAATCCATATTGAAGGATGATGAATTCTCATATTTTCAACCTCTAATAAACTTAGGTGTCGGTCCAGACTATAAGAATAGTAACATTAATGCTTTGTATGTTTCTAGAAGTAATCTTGGATTAGGAAATTCGTTTTACTATAAGGATACTAGTGATAAGAGTCAAAAAATAAAACAGATATATATAGATTATATAGCTAAACTACATATGCTATATGGAGAAAATGAAGATGTAGCAAAGAAAAATGCAGAAACTTTTTTTAATATTGAGAATGAACTTGCTAAAAAGATACCTTCTTATGAAGAGGAAGCTAAAGATGAAAACCGAATACAAAATTCTTATAATTTATATACAGTAAAAGAATTAAATAAGTTAATACCCAATGCAGATATACCTGGATTATTAAATAAATTAAATATTAATAATCCAAAGAAAATAATAGTGGAAAACCCAGAAGAATTAAAATTAGTAAATTCACTTATTAGCGAAGATAATCTGAAAGATATAAAAACTTATTTTAAAACAAATGTATTAATAAACACAGATAATTACTTAACATCGAAACATAGAGAGGCATGTAATGAACTAAGAAAAGTGCTTTATGGAGTAGAGTGCTCCGAATTAGATGAAGGTTCAGGGGTGAAGTTTGTTAGTGGACAATTGAATGAGATTATAAGCAAGCTGTATGTAAATAAACATTTTGATGAGGAATCGAAGAATGATGTGGAAAAGATGTCAAAAGAGATAATTGAAAATTTTGAAGATAGATTACAGAGCAATACTTGGATGAGTAAATCAACTAAAGAGAAGGCACTCAGAAAATTGGAAAATGTCAATGTTAAAGTGGGTTATCCTGAAAAGTGGAATGACTATAGCGATGTAGTAATAAATTCTTATTGCGAAGGGGGATCATTAGTTGATAACTTAATAAGTATATATACATCTCAAAGTAAAAAACAGTTTTCTAAGTTAAATCGTGAAGTTGATAAAAATGAATGGAACATGGGACCTTGTACTGTAAATGCCTACTATAATGCTTTAAATAATGAAATTGTATTTCCAGCAGGAATATTACAAGCGCCATTTTATGATAAAAATGCAAAAAAAGAAAAAAACCTTGGCGGAATTGGAGTTGTTATTGGGCACGAACTTACCCATGCATTCGATAATACAGGCGCTCAATTTGATGAAACTGGTAAATTAAAAAATTGGTGGAATCAAAATGATTATAAGGAATTTACAAACAGGAGTAAGAAAGTAGTAGATTATTATTCTAATATAAAGACGGGTAATGAAAAAAATGTAAATGGAATTTTAACCGTAGGAGAAAACATAAGTGATTTAGGCGGGATGGCTTGTGTTTTAGATATTGCAAAAAAAATGGAAGATCCTAACCTAAAGGATTTATTTGAAAACTACGCAACAGTATGGAGAGAAATATCAACGAATGAATTAAAAGAGTATTTATTAAACAACGATCCACATGCGCCTAAAAAGGTCAGGGTAAATGCAGTTTTATCTCAATTTGAGGATTTTTATAAAACTTATAATATAAAAGAAGGAGATAAAATGTATGTAAAACCAGAAGATAGAGTTGGAATATGGTAA
- a CDS encoding MASE3 domain-containing sensor histidine kinase, with translation MSTGGIRRLSKSIKFELLIEWSFFFIFMGFLIIINNYSNLFFHTGIELFINFIFALVFVFAFNTYRINKNNFLLILGIGYFFVAVLGIFHMLTYTGMPFLTNIDGLKIATQFWIASRYMGAFTCLIAIIFKVSPQRNVNPYVLFIAYFCITIFLISSICIFKFFPDCYVENVGLTSFKIVSEYVLCTAFLIIAAVFFIFKKNIDRYLFVCFECFLILSGVCEMFFVSYIFPSEFTTIIGHTIMILSAYFLYKGVVETGLRKPYNLMNSDLYMADNKVKLFEEIIFNNEECLNMIINNSDNAIFVISNNKFIFANKKMAELLGAEKVEEIIGIDIEKIITDEVKNAVYRRIDNAISNKLSTPFVESKLLRLDGKQVDIEVTNSFCMYKGQPSAMVMLRDITSRKQIQLLENNIEENKKLISKTTELNKMMTEFFSNISHELKTPLNVLLGAVQILSLSGNDENKLESGKYLKTMKQNCYRLVRLVNNLIDISKFDSGYFKMNLQNYNVVSVIEDITLSVADYANNKGIDLIFDTDVEEKDMAIDLDKIERIMLNLLSNAIKFTDRGGQILVNMYDKKDNIVISVKDNGVGMPKDKLNMIFERFGQVDKTLARNSQGSGIGLSLVKSIVDMHNGDIKAFSELGKGSEFVVKLPVKSVEDKQSSDGRLYESKVEKISIEFSDIYY, from the coding sequence GTGAGTACAGGAGGAATTAGAAGGCTTTCAAAATCTATCAAATTTGAGTTGTTGATAGAATGGAGCTTTTTTTTTATTTTTATGGGATTTCTGATTATTATAAATAACTATAGTAATTTATTTTTTCATACTGGAATTGAGTTATTTATTAATTTTATTTTTGCATTAGTATTTGTATTTGCTTTTAACACCTACAGAATCAATAAGAACAACTTCTTATTAATATTAGGAATTGGGTACTTTTTTGTAGCAGTACTAGGGATATTTCATATGCTTACTTATACTGGAATGCCTTTTTTAACTAATATAGATGGATTAAAGATAGCAACCCAATTCTGGATTGCTTCAAGATATATGGGTGCTTTTACATGTTTGATTGCAATAATATTCAAAGTGAGCCCACAAAGGAATGTTAATCCTTACGTATTGTTCATTGCTTATTTTTGCATAACAATATTTTTGATATCGTCAATATGTATATTTAAGTTTTTTCCAGATTGTTATGTAGAAAATGTGGGGTTGACCTCCTTCAAAATAGTTAGTGAATATGTATTATGTACTGCATTTTTAATAATTGCTGCTGTATTTTTTATATTCAAAAAAAATATTGATAGATATTTATTTGTATGTTTTGAATGCTTTCTCATATTATCAGGAGTATGTGAAATGTTTTTTGTAAGTTATATATTTCCCTCAGAATTTACTACTATAATAGGACATACTATAATGATTCTTTCTGCATATTTTTTATACAAAGGGGTTGTAGAGACAGGACTTAGAAAGCCTTATAATCTTATGAATAGTGATTTATATATGGCTGATAACAAAGTGAAATTATTTGAAGAAATAATATTTAATAATGAAGAATGTCTTAATATGATAATAAACAACTCAGACAATGCGATATTTGTTATTAGTAATAATAAGTTTATATTTGCGAACAAGAAAATGGCTGAACTTTTGGGAGCGGAAAAGGTTGAAGAAATAATAGGTATAGACATTGAGAAGATAATTACAGATGAAGTTAAAAATGCAGTTTATAGAAGAATAGATAATGCTATATCCAATAAATTAAGTACACCATTTGTTGAAAGTAAGTTATTGAGACTTGATGGTAAACAAGTGGATATTGAAGTTACAAATAGTTTTTGTATGTATAAAGGACAACCTTCGGCTATGGTTATGCTTAGGGATATTACCTCAAGAAAACAAATACAACTTTTGGAAAACAATATTGAGGAAAATAAAAAATTGATAAGTAAAACTACGGAACTAAATAAGATGATGACAGAATTCTTTTCTAATATATCCCATGAGCTTAAAACACCATTGAATGTACTTTTGGGGGCTGTTCAGATCTTATCATTGTCAGGCAATGATGAAAATAAGTTAGAATCAGGTAAATACTTAAAAACAATGAAACAAAATTGTTATAGGCTTGTAAGACTTGTAAATAATCTTATTGACATATCAAAATTTGATTCTGGATACTTTAAAATGAATCTTCAGAACTACAATGTTGTAAGTGTTATTGAAGATATAACATTATCAGTTGCAGATTATGCAAATAATAAAGGGATTGACTTAATATTTGATACAGATGTGGAAGAAAAGGATATGGCAATCGACTTGGATAAAATTGAAAGGATAATGCTAAACCTATTATCTAATGCTATTAAATTTACCGATAGAGGAGGACAGATATTGGTTAATATGTATGATAAAAAAGATAATATTGTAATATCTGTTAAAGACAATGGAGTTGGAATGCCTAAGGATAAACTGAATATGATTTTTGAAAGATTTGGTCAGGTAGATAAAACTCTTGCACGTAATAGTCAAGGTAGTGGTATAGGGCTATCTCTTGTAAAATCAATTGTAGATATGCATAATGGTGATATTAAAGCCTTTAGTGAATTGGGAAAAGGCAGCGAGTTTGTAGTTAAGCTACCTGTTAAATCTGTTGAAGATAAACAATCCTCTGATGGACGTTTATATGAAAGTAAAGTAGAAAAGATAAGCATTGAGTTTTCGGATATATATTATTAA
- a CDS encoding glycoside hydrolase family 113, translated as MTKRGVLIFIILSMITFAFYAYNINVESRGFINEMINKVEGKTLNSKFQTKIKSGNLSTDYNIDQVLKDIDKLQLNTLNVPVVINIDSRTSSNMTIDKGSEKRAIELFEKLRWKKINIILEPYPWIENGSVGETEWKPDNIDEFFNNWTNNVLGNLIKDIAIPYHVDALNIGTSFVYMESNERKMCDMVDYVRDRYKGLLTYRTNFWVTAKDFSPEFTDKYNEKLNNRIFSKVDFISIAAYFELTSNDTNTVENLISSLERSQIYDRKQNIKQEVKNFYDKWNKPIFFGELGFPRTNKASVQPHNPLISNIVNNKEQANCFEAYRSVFENESWNLGFSIFAIGETSGDKKYYPSEESAEIIRKWYTKNES; from the coding sequence ATGACTAAAAGAGGAGTATTAATATTTATCATTTTAAGTATGATTACATTTGCTTTTTATGCTTATAACATTAACGTAGAGTCAAGGGGATTTATTAATGAGATGATTAATAAAGTAGAGGGAAAAACATTAAATTCAAAATTTCAAACAAAAATTAAATCTGGGAATTTATCAACTGACTATAATATAGATCAAGTGCTTAAGGATATAGATAAATTGCAGTTAAATACTTTAAATGTTCCAGTAGTTATAAATATAGATAGTAGAACTTCTAGTAATATGACAATAGATAAAGGAAGTGAAAAGAGGGCTATTGAATTATTTGAAAAATTAAGATGGAAGAAAATAAATATAATATTAGAACCTTACCCATGGATTGAAAACGGAAGTGTGGGAGAGACAGAATGGAAACCAGATAATATAGATGAATTTTTTAATAACTGGACTAATAATGTTTTGGGAAATTTAATTAAAGATATAGCCATACCGTACCATGTTGACGCATTAAACATAGGGACCAGTTTTGTGTATATGGAATCTAATGAGCGGAAAATGTGTGATATGGTTGATTACGTTAGAGATCGTTACAAAGGTCTATTAACTTATAGAACAAATTTTTGGGTTACAGCGAAAGATTTCTCACCAGAATTTACAGATAAGTATAATGAAAAATTAAATAATAGGATATTTTCAAAGGTAGATTTCATTTCTATAGCAGCTTATTTTGAACTTACTTCTAATGACACTAATACAGTAGAAAATTTAATAAGTTCATTAGAGCGTAGCCAAATATATGATAGAAAACAAAATATAAAACAGGAAGTAAAAAACTTCTATGATAAATGGAATAAGCCAATTTTCTTTGGAGAATTAGGTTTTCCGAGAACTAATAAGGCTTCTGTTCAACCACATAATCCGTTGATTTCTAATATTGTAAATAATAAGGAACAGGCAAATTGCTTTGAAGCATATAGAAGTGTGTTTGAAAATGAATCTTGGAACCTGGGATTCTCTATATTTGCAATAGGTGAAACTAGTGGCGATAAGAAGTATTATCCAAGTGAGGAAAGTGCTGAAATCATAAGAAAATGGTATACAAAAAATGAAAGCTAA
- a CDS encoding glutathionylspermidine synthase family protein, with protein sequence MEKQINYTEDVLFNNYMVSSLGEEYVHSQIPFYFDKSTYEKMVFYSEEINRISLNILKNIKEGHSELLNYFDDFMFKEKIFNLKCPMSPMFWARYDTFRDVDGDIYFAEFNYDKPCGQKEIHLSGKCSFDGNINVSFINNVIKELLKICKEHAMEKEKIDVGFLMDPCHYEELHHSYYFKHILKDTNINIVQVGPDNLSVKDGHVYAYSNFKLKIILRLFPTEFFYEISNINEILNCVNCGNLLLINDPRVIAIQAKGFFAYLWNLVKSDSKILSISDKEIIKKCIPYTEILNHDDIQDVISNKDSYVVKSSLGRYSEEVYIGKLYTQEMWEKKIKIVSESNKIHVKQKLINIRQEYTYAPGNNNMNIPVLAFGNFGIYIMDYKVEGFLVRWSRDLLTNDDYTWMCPIGVEDFPVYINEFNPKNRKEIWNEIIDESVFKYNFTGAYTNIYEYISLNSLILKECTYKEMLSASSKFCEILKKIYPYIQKEMELFGPILGIPEELYKLVSNSCTISLCALGRIDFAIDNDGDLKILEFNSETPAGLVEAIGLNSIIKEKLNIQYQNPNVNLKEHIKKSFFNILEELKKIKKVKNIAVVTSWYYEDIYTSNLIAEILKELNEYSVIFGNIYDLKVNNNKIYLYGNEIDAIYRHYPLDWFSYEDEMKKLIEPLSSGQYLINPGHTLITQSKALFAVIYELVRKKFFSRDDEEFVLKYIPYTCLEPDNVLSFDYVTKPYLSREGAGVMLSYDEMSKELDDIVFQDRINIKPLYSNIYSTMKEESKYLFPVIGTYITGDIPSGVFTRMGDFITDKNAMCVATYID encoded by the coding sequence ATGGAAAAACAGATTAATTATACTGAAGATGTTTTATTTAATAACTATATGGTGAGTTCTTTAGGCGAAGAGTATGTTCACTCGCAAATACCGTTTTATTTTGATAAATCAACTTATGAAAAAATGGTGTTTTATAGTGAAGAAATAAATAGAATTTCATTAAATATACTTAAGAACATTAAGGAAGGACATAGTGAGTTATTGAATTATTTTGATGATTTCATGTTTAAAGAAAAAATATTTAACTTGAAATGTCCAATGTCTCCAATGTTTTGGGCCAGATATGACACTTTTAGGGATGTTGATGGGGATATTTATTTTGCTGAATTTAATTATGATAAACCTTGCGGTCAAAAAGAAATTCATTTATCAGGTAAATGTAGTTTTGATGGGAATATAAATGTTAGTTTTATAAATAATGTGATTAAAGAATTACTAAAAATATGTAAAGAACATGCAATGGAGAAAGAAAAAATAGATGTAGGATTTTTGATGGATCCGTGTCATTATGAAGAATTACACCACAGTTATTATTTTAAACATATTCTAAAAGATACTAATATTAACATAGTACAAGTTGGACCTGATAATTTATCTGTAAAAGATGGACATGTTTATGCATATTCTAATTTTAAGCTTAAAATAATTTTAAGATTGTTTCCTACAGAATTTTTTTATGAAATTTCTAATATAAATGAAATATTGAATTGTGTTAATTGTGGAAATCTATTGTTAATTAACGATCCTAGAGTAATTGCTATTCAGGCGAAGGGTTTCTTTGCTTATTTATGGAATCTAGTTAAATCTGATTCAAAGATTCTTTCAATTAGTGATAAAGAAATAATTAAAAAGTGTATTCCGTATACAGAAATACTAAATCATGATGATATACAAGATGTAATAAGTAATAAGGACAGCTATGTTGTTAAATCGTCATTAGGTCGATATAGTGAGGAAGTTTATATAGGTAAGCTCTATACACAAGAGATGTGGGAAAAGAAAATTAAAATTGTATCTGAAAGCAATAAAATACATGTAAAACAGAAGTTAATAAATATTAGACAAGAATATACTTATGCGCCTGGGAATAATAATATGAATATTCCAGTTTTGGCCTTTGGAAACTTTGGTATTTATATAATGGATTATAAAGTAGAGGGATTTTTGGTTAGATGGAGTAGAGATCTTTTAACAAATGATGATTATACGTGGATGTGCCCAATCGGAGTTGAAGATTTTCCGGTTTATATAAATGAATTTAATCCTAAAAATAGAAAAGAAATTTGGAATGAGATAATAGATGAAAGTGTATTTAAATATAATTTCACAGGAGCTTACACAAATATTTATGAATATATATCATTGAACTCACTAATTTTAAAAGAATGTACCTATAAAGAAATGCTTTCAGCAAGTAGTAAGTTTTGTGAGATTTTAAAAAAAATATATCCATATATACAAAAGGAAATGGAGCTTTTCGGTCCTATACTAGGTATACCAGAAGAACTCTATAAATTAGTTTCAAACTCATGTACTATATCACTTTGTGCATTAGGAAGGATTGATTTTGCTATTGATAATGATGGGGATTTAAAAATTTTAGAATTTAATTCTGAGACACCTGCAGGTTTAGTTGAGGCAATTGGATTAAATTCTATAATTAAAGAAAAACTTAATATCCAATATCAAAACCCTAATGTAAATCTCAAGGAGCATATAAAAAAATCATTTTTTAATATATTAGAAGAACTTAAGAAAATAAAAAAAGTTAAAAATATTGCTGTTGTAACTTCTTGGTATTATGAGGATATATATACAAGCAATTTAATAGCTGAAATATTAAAGGAATTGAATGAGTATAGTGTGATTTTTGGAAATATATATGATTTGAAAGTAAATAATAATAAAATTTATCTCTATGGGAATGAAATTGATGCCATTTATAGGCATTATCCATTGGATTGGTTTTCTTATGAAGATGAAATGAAAAAATTAATTGAGCCTTTAAGTTCAGGACAGTATTTGATAAATCCTGGACATACACTTATAACTCAATCAAAGGCTTTATTTGCAGTTATTTATGAGCTTGTTAGAAAAAAATTCTTTTCACGTGATGATGAGGAATTTGTTTTGAAATATATACCATATACATGTTTAGAGCCTGATAATGTTCTTTCTTTTGATTATGTAACCAAGCCATATCTTTCAAGGGAAGGAGCAGGTGTTATGTTAAGTTATGATGAAATGAGTAAAGAATTAGATGATATAGTGTTTCAAGATAGAATAAATATTAAACCGTTATATTCAAATATTTATTCAACAATGAAAGAGGAAAGCAAATACTTGTTTCCTGTAATAGGTACATATATAACAGGTGATATACCATCAGGAGTATTTACTAGAATGGGAGATTTTATAACTGATAAAAATGCAATGTGTGTCGCTACATACATTGATTAA
- a CDS encoding DUF350 domain-containing protein, translated as MTSIVNNVVVSIIFGLIGIILLIFGYCFFDKVLTKIDFNQELKEKNVAVAIVIAGFMISIGIIISGVVS; from the coding sequence ATGACTAGTATTGTAAACAATGTTGTAGTTAGCATTATTTTTGGATTGATAGGTATTATATTGCTGATTTTCGGATACTGCTTTTTTGATAAAGTATTAACTAAAATTGATTTTAATCAAGAATTAAAAGAGAAAAATGTTGCAGTTGCTATAGTTATAGCTGGTTTTATGATTTCTATAGGAATTATAATTTCAGGAGTCGTATCTTAA
- a CDS encoding normocyte-binding protein, protein MHLQDIDLRKVYRIWKSNLGPFQGFFRSTPFVSLQTYDNFMLKEENTCQCNKNVLDIVVENCSKNNFFIVDLSIDEILNLAFILNNEYSIKPILNVNLLFHPFGIIGTKENINKLINNGLNLKEVSTEKFVMLIPYDRYNDDFKIDDLKDKLNNQYGINDDDLPNTDMLKILGYTKITILTMNKIKDDLQDYINFINEDIEVEVIKVRV, encoded by the coding sequence ATGCATCTACAAGATATAGATTTAAGAAAGGTGTATAGAATATGGAAATCAAACTTAGGACCATTTCAAGGGTTCTTCAGAAGTACACCATTTGTTTCACTTCAAACCTATGATAATTTTATGTTGAAAGAAGAAAATACATGCCAATGTAATAAAAATGTATTGGATATAGTAGTAGAAAATTGTAGTAAGAATAATTTTTTTATAGTTGATTTATCTATTGATGAGATTCTAAATTTAGCATTTATATTAAACAATGAATATTCTATAAAACCAATTCTAAACGTTAATTTATTATTTCATCCGTTTGGAATAATAGGAACAAAAGAGAATATTAATAAATTGATAAATAATGGTTTGAATTTAAAGGAAGTAAGCACTGAAAAGTTTGTTATGCTGATACCGTATGATAGATATAATGATGATTTTAAGATTGATGATTTAAAAGATAAATTGAATAATCAATATGGAATAAATGATGATGATCTTCCAAATACGGATATGCTAAAAATTCTTGGCTACACTAAAATAACTATTTTGACTATGAATAAGATTAAAGATGACTTACAGGATTATATAAATTTTATAAATGAGGATATAGAAGTAGAAGTGATAAAGGTGAGGGTATAA